The genomic segment GTTTGGTGACGACTGATAATGCATTCAAGTCTAACTGATCCCATTTCTTACTGAACGAATCAGATGTGCCTTCACAGGGAGTCATTGTAACTTCCCAAGCAATGTCATCTTTTTTGATAAAACTGCAAGAGAGGGTGTTTTCACCAGCTCCACCAAGCACTTCTTTGAAGAGAATTTCCTGCTTCTTCATTCCCTTGAATTGGTCATTTAAACTATAGCTGCAGTGAATGCTGAACCTTGGGTATGACAGCAGATGTTCGTCAAGTCTGCAAATTTTAAGGGAAGAAACCATTGCCTCATTGCCAAAATCTATGAACTCTACAAAGACCATGTCATTTTCAGGAGCACATTTCACAACAGCACGATACCAGGAATCATCTTCAGGAAACATGGCTTTCACCAAACTTCCCTGCTGAACACTCAATCCATGCATTTCATCTTTCTCTGATGGTTGATGGGAATTCAATGACTCGGTGAGGGAGAAGAGCGTATTCTCATCCTCTTTGAGTTGCACGTAAAAACTTCTCAGGTTATTGATGTGTGAAATATATACTTCAGACATTGTACCTGGTTGTATCACACGTTGGGGAAGATCTACAGATCGAGGAAAAGACTGCATTGATTCAGGATCCATCATGTTTACACCTGTGGTCAATGCTGCTGAATTGTTGACATCATCAATTGATGGTGTTGTACTAGAGTTAAGGTtgggtgttttatttttctggacaGCTTCAGAGTTAGTTACACCAAAATCGTCCTTCCCTGCATTGGTTTTTGCCATGGACCCCTTACTAGAGACTTGAGGTTTGGGATCAGACAAGAAATCTTTCATAAGATCATTAACGATCAGCTCCTTGCATTCAACAAGGACACTAAACTGAGGACACATTGTAGGGTTAGGGGTCACCACCATATTCTGAACAGTCACTTTTAAAGGTTCATCCACTAGAATCTCAAAGAATTTATCAGCTGCACTGTCGCTCCATGTGCCCTCTACAGACCCCAAAACTTGCAACTGACATAGAAAGGCTTGTGGTGGGCTTTCCAGCAGCTTGGTTGGCAGGGCCTTTATGGAGTTAAAATCAATTTCAGACTCATTTCCATAATCTATAAAAAGAACAGAGACCTTTTCATGGGTATTGATAACCTGTGCTCTGTACCAGAGCTGGTCAGAAAAGCGAGCCAAACAAATTCCACCTTGGCGTAACTGATCTGGCTGGATTGCTTTCGTGTGACTACTGTTTCCAATTTCTTGTGCAAGCAGTGAGATTTTGTCAAGAATCTCTGAGTTTTTGAACTGGCACCAGAAGTAATTTGGTCCGACGATAGATGAAGCATATGCCTCTACAGTTTGTCCTGGAGTTACAGCTGGCTTCTTGAAAGTTAAAGGCTGGGTATTTTTAATGCAGTGTACTTGGGATTCGCTTTGAGCATCTGATTTGACAGTAAACCATCCTTCCTGGTGTTCTAAACTTACAAGCCAACAATTTGCATCTTCTTGAATGAACTTGCATTGAATTTTCTTTTCACCATTTTCACCTGCTGCCTCTTTGAAAGTCATTATCTCCTCCTGGGTCCAGTCTCTTTTTCCTCGTCTCTTTCCATCCTCAAGCATGCATTGAATACTGAGCCTGGGAGTGCTAAGGAACTGCTTGTCAAGTTGCTTTATTTTAGTGGGCAGGAGTGTCACTTCATTCCCAAAGTCAATAAACTGCACTTGAACCATgccattttttttgctttttacaaCAGCACGATAATAGGCACCATCGGCTGGATATTCAGCTTTCACCAGATCATCTGACTGCAAGAGATTTAGTTCAACTTGTAAATCACTTATCAAAGTACAATTGAGTTTTTCAATAAGGGAAAATATTTCGTCTTCATCAGTTGTCAATTGCACAAAGAAATTTGATGGACTATTACAATGTGAAACATAGACATCTGAAACATACCCCACATCGATGGTTCTCAAGGGAAGTTCCGTGAGCTTTGGATAAGCCATTACTTGTTGCTGTAAAACATTAGGCCAAGCTCTATTGTTTCCAGTTGCATTGCTGTATCCAGTAGCAGACTGGAAGTTTTGTTCTGTTCTGGCTTGACCAACTGGTTTTAAAGTCCTCTCATGTGCTTGTGATGTAGTGCTAAAACTATTTCTCACCTCTCTAAACTCCATGCCTTCTGAAGTCTCCTTGAAACCACGGGTCTTAACGATTCCTTTGGTGTTGATTGACTCGTTTCTTTTGGTCTTGCTCCACAGGTCTTTAATTTTTAAGTTGAGGTTTGTTTTGTCATCATACATCTCCACTGACAGTTTGCCTGAAGAATTTAGCTTCACAACTACATTGAACATGCAGTCTGTGGCGTAGTTTTTGAACCACTCATTAAGCTCACACGGCTCAGGTAATGCTACATTGAAAAGTTCAAACTGAACAGCCTGAATGGGAAGAGATGCAATTGCATTCGCATTTGGAGGAAATGGTAGAATATCAGATTTATCGACAACCACCAGGTCACCGTAGTCTACAAATTGGACAAGTATTTTTGGATGCACAGATTCAATTTGTCCTCTGTGCCACTGCCCATCTGAAAATTTAGCAAGACACATCATCTTCGGGGAAATTGAAAACTTTGCTTGTGGACGTTTGCGGCACAGCTGTTGAAtatctttggtcatttttgttaCGGCGTCAGTATTTTGTGCAAAATGGCCATAAAACTGGTTCACGCTTTGCACACAGGTTATGTGTAGCTTCATCTTGGCACCCACTTTAATTTTGGGTGGTACATCGACATATGCATCGGTCTGAAGAGGTGAAGTTGTTGCAGCATTCAGTGTGTAGCCTCCCTTTGTAGACTGTAGGTTTCCTTCAGCTTTGGAAGGTCCGACTACATTAACATCTTCAACAGAACTGGAGCACTCAGTTAAATGAGCTGAATGGAGAGATTGTAGAGAATCATTTCTGCCATGCATATTGCCATATGTCACTTTGTTTAGAGTATCAAGAGTTGGATCCCCACACATCTTCTCGTTCACTGCCAAACAATGCTCTTTGTGACCAAAGGTTAGGTTCACATTCACATTGTCATTTCCATACAGTGTTATATAATAGACACCCTCACTCACACTGTAGTGCTCGAACTTTCCAACAAGGATTTGATCCAGTATGACAGATTTCAGATAATCTATCTGATCTGTCCGCCATCCAACACCTTTGTCAATTACACCATGCAAAGAGCATCCATAGGTGACAACAGGCAAGTGGAAGAATCTTGCGGACAATGGTCTGATGTTGGAGAGTTTAACAAAATCACCAATTCCATAATCAACATGAAAGACCTTGACAACATCTGAGATGTCATTCTGCTGAAGAACCGATCGGTACCATTTCCCGTCGCTACCTTTTGTTGCACATGGAGACCCATCACACAGTGGTACTGGGATTTGAGCAGAGAATGCATCTTCATAGTGTTCATAGAGCTGAACGCTTAGTTTCTTGAGCTCTTGTGAAAAGACACACAGTTTGCAATAGATCTTCAATGGATGAACAACTTGTGTTACAGTTACAATCTCAATTGTTCCAGGCGACAACTCTGGATACAAGTACTGCCACAACCTATCTGAATTACTGGCATGCTCCTGCTGACCATTTGTAGTCAAAAGGTCAGTTTGGATGGAGGGACTTCTTGGCAAATGCAGTGAATACGTTACAAGGATTTTGAAATTTTTACAAGGCGTATTTTTAGCAAACCCGAATTCATACATTTGTTTGGATATGCTTGGAACATCAAGAAGAATGATCCGGGATGGCATTATCACATCCTGAACACATCCAGAGATGTTTTTCCCACACAAAGATCTGATGAACTTTGAAGCACCCGCAGACCATCCACTCTCAAGACACAGTGGTGATACATTGGTCAATATACAAAGCTCTACTTTTGGAGCAAGACCGCAAAGATTGTGTGGACATTTTGTCAAAACTTCGCTTGTCGTCCAAAGTGATTTTCCATCATCAATTAGGAACACATTGTACTCAtattcagtttctgaaataattcTTGCTCTGTGCCAAGTTCTGTCTTCATAAACCAAGCAAATTTCTCCAGGTTTGCCTTCAAAAGCATGTTGGCGCCTCCTAGGGACTTCAATGTCTTTAAGTTGTTGCCATATTTCCCTGTTCTCTTGCCCACGATTTAAATTCCCTCCAAATTCCACTAATACAGTGTGTGGGGTTAAATTTACCCTTGTGATATGAACCGTCAAACGTGATCCAACTTGAGGTAAACCAGGGATTGAACACATCTTTGCTGGGAATCAGGTCCAACAAATTGGTTAAAGTGCAAATAGGGAGAATCTAAAGAAGAGAAAACAGGAGAAAACAAAGATGATTAAGGCCTCAATTGCActggagaaaataaatgaattttgttTGATCAGATCAAACAAAGGAGCTATTTCCTTCTGCTCCTGATGTTTTAATCAATCATATCAGTCAGGATAAGCAACTCTGCTTTGGCAGCCAGACAACTATGCCAACCGGATTGTGTTACAGTCCtaaatagggctgtgcgatttgggaaaaatttccaattccgttttttttttttttggacatattgtgattttgatttgcgaattaattttgtagtcaagcttcagctcgataatct from the Danio rerio strain Tuebingen ecotype United States chromosome 17, GRCz12tu, whole genome shotgun sequence genome contains:
- the tdrd6b gene encoding tudor domain-containing 6-like isoform X1; translation: MCSIPGLPQVGSRLTVHITRVNLTPHTVLVEFGGNLNRGQENREIWQQLKDIEVPRRRQHAFEGKPGEICLVYEDRTWHRARIISETEYEYNVFLIDDGKSLWTTSEVLTKCPHNLCGLAPKVELCILTNVSPLCLESGWSAGASKFIRSLCGKNISGCVQDVIMPSRIILLDVPSISKQMYEFGFAKNTPCKNFKILVTYSLHLPRSPSIQTDLLTTNGQQEHASNSDRLWQYLYPELSPGTIEIVTVTQVVHPLKIYCKLCVFSQELKKLSVQLYEHYEDAFSAQIPVPLCDGSPCATKGSDGKWYRSVLQQNDISDVVKVFHVDYGIGDFVKLSNIRPLSARFFHLPVVTYGCSLHGVIDKGVGWRTDQIDYLKSVILDQILVGKFEHYSVSEGVYYITLYGNDNVNVNLTFGHKEHCLAVNEKMCGDPTLDTLNKVTYGNMHGRNDSLQSLHSAHLTECSSSVEDVNVVGPSKAEGNLQSTKGGYTLNAATTSPLQTDAYVDVPPKIKVGAKMKLHITCVQSVNQFYGHFAQNTDAVTKMTKDIQQLCRKRPQAKFSISPKMMCLAKFSDGQWHRGQIESVHPKILVQFVDYGDLVVVDKSDILPFPPNANAIASLPIQAVQFELFNVALPEPCELNEWFKNYATDCMFNVVVKLNSSGKLSVEMYDDKTNLNLKIKDLWSKTKRNESINTKGIVKTRGFKETSEGMEFREVRNSFSTTSQAHERTLKPVGQARTEQNFQSATGYSNATGNNRAWPNVLQQQVMAYPKLTELPLRTIDVGYVSDVYVSHCNSPSNFFVQLTTDEDEIFSLIEKLNCTLISDLQVELNLLQSDDLVKAEYPADGAYYRAVVKSKKNGMVQVQFIDFGNEVTLLPTKIKQLDKQFLSTPRLSIQCMLEDGKRRGKRDWTQEEIMTFKEAAGENGEKKIQCKFIQEDANCWLVSLEHQEGWFTVKSDAQSESQVHCIKNTQPLTFKKPAVTPGQTVEAYASSIVGPNYFWCQFKNSEILDKISLLAQEIGNSSHTKAIQPDQLRQGGICLARFSDQLWYRAQVINTHEKVSVLFIDYGNESEIDFNSIKALPTKLLESPPQAFLCQLQVLGSVEGTWSDSAADKFFEILVDEPLKVTVQNMVVTPNPTMCPQFSVLVECKELIVNDLMKDFLSDPKPQVSSKGSMAKTNAGKDDFGVTNSEAVQKNKTPNLNSSTTPSIDDVNNSAALTTGVNMMDPESMQSFPRSVDLPQRVIQPGTMSEVYISHINNLRSFYVQLKEDENTLFSLTESLNSHQPSEKDEMHGLSVQQGSLVKAMFPEDDSWYRAVVKCAPENDMVFVEFIDFGNEAMVSSLKICRLDEHLLSYPRFSIHCSYSLNDQFKGMKKQEILFKEVLGGAGENTLSCSFIKKDDIAWEVTMTPCEGTSDSFSKKWDQLDLNALSVVTKPVKETFNFLFKKPDVSLGQTIEAFASCIVGPDYFWCQFSNSEILDHITQVAQECGNSSETQPILLDNLDSGSPCLARFCDDQMWYRAQVIKKCTNTVSVLFVDFGNESEASEGSVKALPCDLLESPPQAFLCRLEGFNPSGGSWDSEATDNFYELLVDKPLKVSVQCIDDSVEPNSPPYYVKVESSQSLVNELMAKFWSNCTHHDQNSAEVIESCEKDVGSAPVDQSISEDKTSECLAISTEDNHTSVPTCPELHRDNPLMENGNLHNVPENEVDDKIVGADVIATTTNSDVAANDPANSDLEIQEGYHEPDGDSVVSAEQAQLHTEENKEDGEESTSQNADLPLTPNRSSDWVARLEKQMLPMVCTEDSCDSKCIFK
- the tdrd6b gene encoding tudor domain-containing 6-like isoform X2, yielding MCSIPGLPQVGSRLTVHITRVNLTPHTVLVEFGGNLNRGQENREIWQQLKDIEVPRRRQHAFEGKPGEICLVYEDRTWHRARIISETEYEYNVFLIDDGKSLWTTSEVLTKCPHNLCGLAPKVELCILTNVSPLCLESGWSAGASKFIRSLCGKNISGCVQDVIMPSRIILLDVPSISKQMYEFGFAKNTPCKNFKILVTYSLHLPRSPSIQTDLLTTNGQQEHASNSDRLWQYLYPELSPGTIEIVTVTQVVHPLKIYCKLCVFSQELKKLSVQLYEHYEDAFSAQIPVPLCDGSPCATKGSDGKWYRSVLQQNDISDVVKVFHVDYGIGDFVKLSNIRPLSARFFHLPVVTYGCSLHGVIDKGVGWRTDQIDYLKSVILDQILVGKFEHYSVSEGVYYITLYGNDNVNVNLTFGHKEHCLAVNEKMCGDPTLDTLNKVTYGNMHGRNDSLQSLHSAHLTECSSSVEDVNVVGPSKAEGNLQSTKGGYTLNAATTSPLQTDAYVDVPPKIKVGAKMKLHITCVQSVNQFYGHFAQNTDAVTKMTKDIQQLCRKRPQAKFSISPKMMCLAKFSDGQWHRGQIESVHPKILVQFVDYGDLVVVDKSDILPFPPNANAIASLPIQAVQFELFNVALPEPCELNEWFKNYATDCMFNVVVKLNSSGKLSVEMYDDKTNLNLKIKDLWSKTKRNESINTKGIVKTRGFKETSEGMEFREVRNSFSTTSQAHERTLKPVGQARTEQNFQSATGYSNATGNNRAWPNVLQQQVMAYPKLTELPLRTIDVGYVSDVYVSHCNSPSNFFVQLTTDEDEIFSLIEKLNCTLISDLQVELNLLQSDDLVKAEYPADGAYYRAVVKSKKNGMVQVQFIDFGNEVTLLPTKIKQLDKQFLSTPRLSIQCMLEDGKRRGKRDWTQEEIMTFKEAAGENGEKKIQCKFIQEDANCWLVSLEHQEGWFTVKSDAQSESQVHCIKNTQPLTFKKPAVTPGQTVEAYASSIVGPNYFWCQFKNSEILDKISLLAQEIGNSSHTKAIQPDQLRQGGICLARFSDQLWYRAQVINTHEKVSVLFIDYGNESEIDFNSIKALPTKLLESPPQAFLCQLQVLGSVEGTWSDSAADKFFEILVDEPLKVTVQNMVVTPNPTMCPQFSVLVECKELIVNDLMKDFLSDPKPQVSSKGSMAKTNAGKDDFGVTNSEAVQKNKTPNLNSSTTPSIDDVNNSAALTTGVNMMDPESMQSFPRSVDLPQRVIQPGTMSEVYISHINNLRSFYVQLKEDENTLFSLTESLNSHQPSEKDEMHGLSVQQGSLVKAMFPEDDSWYRAVVKCAPENDMVFVEFIDFGNEAMVSSLKICRLDEHLLSYPRFSIHCSYSLNDQFKGMKKQEILFKEVLGGAGENTLSCSFIKKDDIAWEVTMTPCEGTSDSFSKKWDQLDLNALSVVTKPVKETFNFLFKKPDVSLGQTIEAFASCIVGPDYFWCQFSNSEILDHITQVAQECGNSSETQPILLDNLDSGSPCLARFCDDQMWYRAQVIKKCTNTVSVLFVDFGNESEASEGSVKALPCDLLESPPQAFLCRLEGFNPSGGSWDSEATDNFYELLVDKPLKVSVQCIDDSVEPNSPPYYVKVESSQSLVNELMAKFWSNCTHHDQNSAEVIESCEKDVGSAPVDQSISEDKTSECLAISTEDNHTSVPTCPELHRDNPLMENGNLHNVPENEVDDKIVGADVIATTTNSDVAANDPANSDLEIQEGYHEPDGDSVVSAEQAQLHTEENKEDGEESTSQNDLPLTPNRSSDWVARLEKQMLPMVCTEDSCDSKCIFK